One Dokdonia sp. Dokd-P16 genomic window carries:
- the hemC gene encoding hydroxymethylbilane synthase: protein MSKTIRIGTRDSELALWQAKTVQSQLEANGYKTELVPVKSTGDLILDKPLYELGITGIFTKTLDVAMLNGTVDIAVHSMKDVPTALPIGIVQAAVLKRAATEDILVHKGAPDYKQPCTIATGSLRRQAQWLNRYPNHQTTDLRGNVNTRLQKLEDSDWTGAIFAKAGLERIEVLPENYEVLDWMLPAPAQGAMLIVAMEEDQFCLEACATLNHKPTALCTYIEREFLKTLEGGCTAPIGALAEEIGDDIRFRGVLFSLDGATKIEVEQVVSKANAVGFGTDCALDILDDGGRELMKEIKSNLKK from the coding sequence ATGAGTAAAACCATACGAATTGGTACTCGAGATAGCGAACTAGCACTCTGGCAAGCTAAAACCGTGCAATCACAACTAGAAGCAAACGGATACAAAACTGAACTTGTACCGGTAAAATCTACTGGAGATCTTATCTTAGATAAGCCACTCTACGAGCTAGGAATCACAGGTATTTTTACAAAAACCCTAGATGTTGCAATGCTTAACGGCACCGTCGATATTGCTGTACACAGCATGAAAGATGTTCCAACCGCCTTACCTATAGGGATTGTCCAAGCCGCAGTTCTCAAAAGAGCTGCAACCGAAGATATTCTTGTACATAAAGGAGCACCAGACTACAAACAACCTTGCACAATTGCTACGGGAAGTTTAAGAAGACAGGCTCAATGGCTCAATAGATACCCTAACCATCAGACTACAGATTTACGTGGCAATGTAAATACACGACTTCAAAAACTAGAAGATAGTGACTGGACGGGTGCCATATTTGCAAAAGCTGGCTTAGAACGTATTGAGGTACTTCCAGAAAATTACGAAGTACTAGACTGGATGCTTCCTGCACCAGCACAAGGAGCCATGCTCATTGTCGCGATGGAAGAGGATCAGTTTTGTCTAGAGGCATGCGCCACACTAAACCACAAGCCTACAGCTTTGTGCACTTATATAGAACGTGAGTTTTTAAAAACTCTTGAAGGCGGTTGTACCGCTCCTATAGGAGCTCTCGCAGAAGAAATAGGTGACGACATACGATTTAGAGGGGTATTATTTTCTCTCGATGGTGCCACAAAAATTGAAGTAGAGCAGGTAGTTTCAAAAGCAAATGCTGTTGGTTTTGGAACAGATTGTGCCCTTGATATTCTTGATGATGGCGGACGAGAGTTGATGAAGGAGATTAAGAGTAATTTAAAAAAATGA
- a CDS encoding helix-turn-helix transcriptional regulator, giving the protein MDVSQKNNAESLTNETLIEDGFFILRFDNESAQKQQVERTVNSSYIQFHFCLKGAAIFNFNDGAYQLPIQEENSLLLYNPQRDLPMNLELAPETWVVTLLMSIKKFHNLFSNEASFIHFLSDENKDRKYYKDGSISPSMAIVLNQLMNYSLHPSIQKLYFKGKAYELLSLYFNRPADADIEQCPFLVDEDNVQKIKRAKQIIIARMDAPPTLSELSDEIGLSLNKLKEGFKQIYGDSVFSFLFDYKMEVARQLLETGSHNVNEVGLKVGYSTASHFITAFKKKFGTTPKKYLMSLG; this is encoded by the coding sequence ATGGATGTATCACAAAAAAACAACGCTGAAAGCCTAACTAATGAAACTCTCATAGAAGATGGCTTTTTTATATTAAGATTTGATAACGAATCTGCTCAAAAACAGCAAGTTGAGCGTACGGTAAATAGTAGTTACATTCAGTTTCACTTTTGCTTAAAAGGTGCAGCTATTTTTAATTTTAATGATGGCGCTTATCAACTACCTATACAAGAAGAAAACTCACTATTACTCTATAATCCTCAGCGAGATTTACCTATGAATTTAGAGCTAGCACCAGAAACTTGGGTCGTTACACTCTTAATGTCTATTAAAAAGTTTCACAACTTATTTTCAAATGAGGCGAGTTTCATTCACTTTTTGAGTGATGAAAATAAAGATCGTAAATACTATAAAGACGGTAGTATTTCTCCCAGTATGGCAATTGTGCTTAATCAGTTAATGAATTACAGTCTCCATCCTTCTATCCAGAAACTATATTTTAAGGGAAAGGCTTATGAGCTGCTTAGTCTATATTTTAATCGTCCAGCAGATGCAGATATTGAGCAATGTCCTTTCCTTGTAGATGAAGATAATGTGCAAAAAATAAAACGTGCTAAGCAAATTATCATTGCGAGAATGGACGCACCACCCACTCTAAGCGAACTATCAGATGAAATAGGCTTATCACTTAATAAACTTAAGGAAGGCTTCAAGCAGATTTATGGAGATTCTGTGTTTAGTTTTCTGTTTGACTATAAGATGGAAGTTGCGCGCCAGTTGCTGGAGACAGGCTCTCACAATGTGAACGAAGTAGGGCTAAAGGTAGGCTATAGCACAGCAAGTCACTTTATTACGGCATTCAAGAAGAAATTTGGTACTACGCCAAAGAAATATTTAATGAGCTTAGGGTAA
- the hemH gene encoding ferrochelatase → MNKGVLMVNLGSPDSTDPKDVKKYLGEFLMDERVIDVPYAARALLVKGIILNTRPKKSAEAYSKIWWDEGSPLIVLTQRLQKKVQQHTKLPVEIAMRYGSLSIKEGLQKLHDQGVDEVMLLPLYPHYAMATTETITVLAEELRAEFFPKMKITDVKPFYKDADYIKVLGDSIAESLEGVDYEHVLFSYHGVPERHIRKSDVTKVHCKIDGSCCMSESAAHEFCYRHQCYETTRMVGEYLGWEPLKFSTSFQSRLGFDPWLQPYTDRTVERMGKEGFKKMAIATPAFVSDCLETLEEIAMEGEEIFHEAGGKDFHTIPCINDRDDWAALIAKWANEWALVESGKAIA, encoded by the coding sequence ATGAACAAAGGAGTTTTAATGGTAAATCTGGGATCACCAGATAGTACAGATCCAAAAGACGTAAAAAAATATTTAGGCGAGTTCTTAATGGACGAACGCGTAATTGATGTTCCTTATGCAGCACGCGCATTGCTAGTAAAAGGAATCATATTAAATACACGTCCTAAGAAGAGTGCAGAGGCGTATAGTAAAATATGGTGGGATGAAGGATCACCGTTAATAGTCCTTACACAGCGGCTTCAGAAAAAAGTACAACAACATACAAAACTTCCTGTTGAGATTGCGATGCGCTATGGTTCTCTATCTATCAAAGAAGGGCTTCAGAAATTGCATGATCAAGGAGTAGATGAGGTAATGTTATTACCGCTTTACCCTCATTATGCCATGGCAACTACAGAAACAATTACCGTGCTTGCAGAGGAGCTAAGAGCTGAGTTTTTCCCGAAGATGAAAATAACTGATGTAAAACCATTTTACAAGGATGCAGATTACATCAAAGTATTAGGAGATTCAATTGCAGAGAGTCTTGAAGGTGTAGATTATGAGCATGTATTATTTTCATATCACGGGGTTCCTGAGCGCCACATACGTAAAAGCGATGTAACAAAGGTACACTGTAAGATTGACGGATCTTGCTGTATGTCTGAGTCTGCAGCACATGAATTTTGCTATAGGCACCAGTGCTATGAAACTACCCGAATGGTAGGAGAATATCTAGGATGGGAGCCTTTAAAGTTTTCAACTAGTTTCCAGTCTCGTTTAGGTTTTGATCCATGGTTACAACCTTATACAGACCGTACTGTAGAGCGTATGGGGAAAGAAGGATTTAAGAAAATGGCCATTGCTACACCAGCATTTGTTTCAGACTGCCTTGAGACGTTAGAAGAAATTGCGATGGAGGGTGAAGAGATTTTTCACGAAGCAGGAGGAAAGGATTTCCATACCATTCCTTGTATAAATGACCGAGATGACTGGGCTGCACTTATTGCCAAATGGGCAAATGAGTGGGCACTTGTAGAAAGTGGAAAAGCTATAGCTTAA
- the hemF gene encoding oxygen-dependent coproporphyrinogen oxidase, whose protein sequence is MKDQFVNYILNLQDLITATLEQLDGKASFQEDNWKRPEGGGGRTRVIENGNIFEKGGVNTSQVHGELPKAMQQYFGVEDANFFACGLSLVLHPTSPMVPTVHANWRYFEMYDKEGNIVDQWFGGGQDLTPYYLFDEDATHFHQTCKTACDKHDADFYPKYKARCDEYFYNAHRNEGRGIGGLFFDYCKATEERSMQDWYNFVTTVGDSFLEAYVPIVERRKDTAFAKEQKDWQEVRRGRYVEFNLVHDKGTLFGLKTNGRIESILMSLPPVVQWKYDHHPAPGSEEERLIKVLQEPKEWVS, encoded by the coding sequence ATGAAAGATCAATTTGTAAACTACATACTAAATCTTCAAGATCTAATTACTGCCACACTAGAGCAACTAGATGGTAAGGCCAGCTTTCAAGAAGATAACTGGAAACGTCCAGAAGGTGGTGGTGGTCGCACGCGCGTCATTGAAAACGGCAATATCTTCGAAAAAGGCGGTGTAAACACTTCACAAGTTCACGGCGAACTTCCGAAGGCGATGCAACAATATTTTGGCGTAGAAGATGCAAATTTCTTTGCCTGCGGCCTATCACTGGTCTTGCACCCTACAAGCCCAATGGTGCCTACGGTACACGCAAACTGGCGTTACTTTGAGATGTATGATAAAGAAGGAAACATTGTAGACCAATGGTTTGGTGGAGGGCAAGACCTCACTCCTTATTACCTTTTTGATGAAGATGCTACTCATTTTCACCAGACGTGCAAAACTGCTTGCGATAAACATGATGCAGACTTTTATCCTAAATATAAAGCACGTTGTGATGAGTATTTTTACAACGCACACCGTAATGAAGGTCGCGGTATAGGAGGCTTGTTTTTTGATTATTGCAAAGCTACCGAAGAGCGTTCTATGCAAGACTGGTACAATTTTGTAACCACTGTGGGCGACAGTTTCTTAGAGGCGTATGTCCCTATTGTGGAGCGTAGAAAAGACACCGCTTTTGCGAAAGAACAAAAAGACTGGCAAGAAGTACGCCGTGGTCGTTACGTAGAATTTAACCTCGTACACGATAAAGGAACCCTTTTTGGTCTAAAAACAAATGGCCGTATTGAAAGTATCTTAATGAGCCTACCACCCGTAGTACAGTGGAAATATGATCACCACCCAGCACCAGGAAGCGAGGAAGAACGATTAATTAAAGTGTTGCAGGAGCCGAAGGAGTGGGTTTCTTAA
- the hemA gene encoding glutamyl-tRNA reductase gives MLLKRQRFYAIGISYKKADATTRGHFAISETAQEAILKGAKNEGVTALTVISTCNRTELYGFAPDAMTLVKILCEHTHGTIEEFLDVAYLHKGDDAIAHLFKVGTGLDSQILGDFEIIGQLKIGFKRAKKLQLINPFMERLVNAVIQASKRIKNETEISSGATSVSFAAVQYIMARVPYVSDKNILLFGTGKIGRNTCENLVKHTKNEHITLINRTKEKAEKIAGKFNLLVKEYADIQSEIAQTDILVVATGAQKPTISKELLHSKKPLLILDLSIPKNVSNDVEELENVTLLHLDQLSKMTDATLKRRQGYIPQAEAIIAEITDEFNVWLQTRKFAPTMKALKVRLQEVQAAEIENVRKKTPDFSEASATAMSDKIIQKITNQFAHHLRNANGSTDQSIALIQSIFQLENDNE, from the coding sequence TTGCTTTTGAAAAGACAACGATTTTACGCCATAGGTATTAGTTACAAAAAAGCCGACGCAACTACGCGCGGTCATTTTGCAATATCTGAAACTGCTCAAGAGGCAATTCTAAAAGGTGCCAAAAATGAAGGAGTAACTGCTCTTACTGTTATTTCTACCTGCAATAGAACAGAGTTATACGGCTTTGCGCCAGACGCAATGACGCTCGTTAAAATTCTCTGCGAGCACACCCACGGAACCATAGAAGAGTTTCTAGACGTAGCATATTTACACAAAGGCGATGATGCGATTGCTCATCTCTTTAAAGTAGGGACTGGCCTTGATAGTCAGATTCTAGGTGACTTTGAAATCATTGGCCAACTCAAAATTGGTTTTAAGCGTGCTAAAAAATTACAGCTTATCAATCCATTTATGGAACGATTAGTAAATGCTGTTATCCAAGCAAGTAAACGTATTAAGAACGAGACAGAAATCTCAAGTGGTGCTACCTCAGTGAGCTTTGCCGCAGTACAATATATTATGGCTCGCGTGCCCTATGTTTCAGACAAGAATATCCTTCTTTTTGGAACTGGAAAAATAGGACGTAATACTTGCGAGAATTTAGTAAAGCATACTAAAAATGAGCATATCACGCTTATTAATAGAACTAAAGAAAAGGCAGAAAAAATTGCAGGTAAATTTAATTTACTTGTAAAGGAATATGCAGATATACAAAGTGAGATTGCACAAACGGACATCCTTGTAGTTGCTACAGGTGCTCAGAAACCTACAATAAGTAAAGAATTACTACACAGTAAAAAGCCTTTACTTATTCTTGATCTCTCTATTCCTAAAAATGTGTCTAATGATGTAGAAGAGCTTGAGAATGTCACGCTCCTCCACTTAGACCAATTATCAAAAATGACAGACGCGACCTTAAAACGTCGCCAGGGTTATATTCCTCAAGCAGAAGCAATCATTGCAGAAATTACAGATGAGTTTAATGTGTGGTTACAAACTAGAAAGTTTGCTCCTACCATGAAAGCTCTCAAAGTGAGACTTCAAGAAGTACAAGCTGCAGAGATTGAAAATGTACGTAAGAAAACGCCAGATTTTAGTGAGGCGAGTGCAACGGCTATGAGTGACAAGATTATTCAAAAAATTACAAATCAGTTTGCGCATCATTTACGCAATGCAAACGGATCTACAGATCAAAGTATAGCACTTATACAATCTATATTTCAACTCGAAAACGACAATGAGTAA
- a CDS encoding uroporphyrinogen-III synthase, which translates to MTVLFTKKLKPNQRELLLNAGLQFVEYDAIRTQEVAFTLSRKHKKVIITSQNGARALLNNLSSEQLESIKSCFAVGEKTTALLVENGIKVTKTAQNGEELARFIVENHKIESFTYFCGRQRRDELPTLLKENNVACKEVVVYETHQITQSFDRTFDGILFFSPSGVNAFAKANKNTPAIDSIAFCIGETTATTARLHFKKVIVSDATSIESTIAKAVKTLKEESRT; encoded by the coding sequence ATGACCGTACTATTCACAAAAAAATTAAAGCCTAACCAACGAGAGCTACTTCTCAATGCAGGTTTACAATTTGTGGAATATGATGCGATACGCACACAAGAGGTTGCTTTTACGCTTTCGCGAAAGCATAAAAAAGTAATCATCACTAGTCAAAATGGAGCACGCGCTTTACTTAATAATCTTTCTAGTGAGCAATTAGAAAGTATAAAAAGTTGTTTTGCTGTTGGCGAAAAAACAACAGCGCTTTTAGTCGAAAATGGCATAAAAGTGACAAAAACAGCGCAAAATGGAGAAGAATTGGCTCGTTTTATAGTCGAAAACCATAAAATCGAATCGTTCACTTACTTCTGCGGGAGACAGCGCAGAGATGAGTTACCTACATTACTCAAAGAAAATAATGTAGCGTGTAAAGAAGTAGTGGTTTATGAAACACATCAAATAACACAGTCTTTTGACCGTACATTTGATGGTATATTATTTTTTAGTCCGAGTGGTGTTAACGCTTTCGCGAAAGCGAACAAAAACACACCAGCAATAGACAGTATAGCGTTTTGCATAGGTGAGACCACTGCCACAACGGCAAGATTGCACTTTAAAAAAGTAATCGTATCTGATGCAACAAGCATAGAAAGCACGATTGCAAAGGCGGTGAAAACATTGAAAGAAGAATCTAGAACTTAA
- the hemE gene encoding uroporphyrinogen decarboxylase — protein sequence MSIKNDLFLRALKGETVDRPPVWMMRQAGRYLPEFMEIKAKYDFFTRCQTPELASEITVQPIRRYGMDAAILFSDILVIPQAMNIEVEMKPNVGPWLPNPIRSAKDVEQVIVPDIDETLGYVMDAIKMTKEKLNDEIPLIGFAGSPWTILCYCVQGQGSKNFDKAKEFCFTQPLAAHALLQKITDTTIAYLKKKVEAGVNAVQVFDSWGGMLSPVDYQEFSWQYIQQIIDALKDEAPIIAFGKGCWFALDKMAKSGASALGVDWTCSARNARYLTGGNITLQGNFDPTRLFSPPSEIKRMVHEMINEFGKDKYIVNLGHGILPNIPIENAGAFIEAVKEYKA from the coding sequence ATGAGCATAAAAAACGACCTATTTTTAAGAGCACTTAAAGGAGAAACTGTAGACCGCCCACCAGTATGGATGATGCGTCAGGCTGGAAGATACCTTCCAGAATTTATGGAAATTAAAGCAAAGTATGACTTCTTTACACGCTGCCAGACTCCTGAGCTTGCGAGTGAGATTACTGTACAACCTATACGCCGTTATGGGATGGATGCAGCCATTTTATTTTCTGATATTCTAGTGATCCCTCAGGCAATGAATATTGAGGTAGAAATGAAGCCTAATGTAGGGCCGTGGTTACCTAACCCTATACGATCTGCAAAGGATGTGGAGCAAGTAATTGTTCCTGATATCGATGAGACGCTAGGCTATGTGATGGATGCCATTAAAATGACTAAGGAAAAACTCAATGACGAGATTCCGCTTATAGGTTTTGCAGGATCACCGTGGACGATACTATGTTATTGTGTACAAGGTCAAGGGTCAAAAAACTTTGACAAAGCAAAGGAATTTTGTTTTACACAACCGCTAGCAGCTCACGCTTTACTTCAAAAAATCACAGATACTACCATTGCTTACCTCAAGAAAAAGGTGGAAGCAGGTGTAAATGCTGTACAGGTTTTTGATAGCTGGGGAGGGATGCTTTCACCGGTAGATTATCAAGAATTCTCTTGGCAATACATACAGCAAATTATAGACGCTCTTAAAGATGAGGCGCCAATAATTGCTTTTGGGAAAGGATGCTGGTTTGCACTTGATAAAATGGCAAAGTCTGGAGCATCTGCACTGGGCGTAGATTGGACGTGCTCTGCACGCAACGCGCGCTACCTTACTGGTGGTAATATCACGCTGCAAGGTAACTTTGACCCTACTCGATTATTCTCACCTCCTAGCGAGATCAAGAGAATGGTGCACGAGATGATTAATGAATTTGGCAAAGACAAGTACATTGTAAATCTTGGTCACGGTATCTTACCTAACATTCCTATAGAAAATGCAGGTGCATTTATAGAAGCTGTAAAAGAGTATAAAGCATAA
- a CDS encoding EI24 domain-containing protein: MIKGILNGLQTYKSSFGLISKLGLWKYFAIPMVISLITASMIAASAWGFSDNIGHWVEQIWPWETGRHAFFIFAEIVSALLIIAIGLILYKHIIMALSAPFMSPVSEKIEAHLKGENHTHRDTSNTEQLIRGIRINVRNLGLELLITLPILLLNFIPIIGSIAATILLFLTQAYYAGFGNMDYTLERHFKYRESVDFIKRNKGQAIGNGIVFMLFLIIPLVGIILVLPISVTAATVQTIKLLDKDHHTSLTA; this comes from the coding sequence ATGATAAAAGGCATCTTAAACGGACTACAAACGTATAAATCGTCTTTTGGGTTAATCTCAAAGTTGGGGCTTTGGAAGTATTTTGCCATCCCCATGGTTATCAGTCTTATTACTGCCTCGATGATTGCGGCATCTGCCTGGGGCTTTTCTGATAATATAGGGCACTGGGTAGAGCAAATCTGGCCCTGGGAAACGGGAAGACACGCCTTTTTTATTTTTGCAGAGATTGTGAGTGCACTGCTTATCATTGCCATAGGTCTTATTTTATATAAGCACATTATTATGGCACTAAGTGCGCCATTTATGAGCCCAGTTTCAGAAAAAATAGAGGCTCACCTTAAAGGAGAAAATCACACCCACAGAGACACCTCAAATACTGAACAACTTATACGAGGTATACGCATAAACGTGCGTAACTTGGGACTAGAATTGCTTATCACGCTACCTATCTTACTGCTCAATTTTATCCCAATTATAGGAAGTATTGCTGCCACTATTTTACTATTTCTTACACAAGCTTACTACGCAGGTTTTGGTAATATGGACTATACACTAGAACGTCATTTTAAGTATAGAGAAAGCGTAGATTTTATAAAAAGAAACAAGGGTCAAGCCATAGGTAACGGTATTGTATTTATGCTGTTTCTTATCATCCCACTTGTGGGAATTATACTCGTTTTACCCATATCTGTAACTGCAGCAACGGTGCAAACCATAAAATTGCTTGACAAGGACCATCACACTAGCCTGACTGCATAG
- a CDS encoding TrkH family potassium uptake protein — translation MRTFYNKLSLRYTALKRSWTPQQNLFYGFLTYVLVGTLLLSLPWLQKTSASILDHLFIATSAVSTTGLVTMSIFDSYNIGGQFVIMALFQLGGIGYLTFTTFMLLSTTHKITPWHKSILNTEFTLPVTIRIKDFLKSVVLYTVIMEVLGAILFFIAFKSDGMGTGEAIWSSIFHSISAFCTAGFSLFNSGFTPYVDNGLINFTISMLAICGSLGFIVITDVGLWIKNRTHSLSFTTKIVTIGSLILLAFGYLFFYFLEPSISSLSGSARVSAAFFQSMTAMTTVGFNTVDFGTFILPMLLVTIFLMYIGASPSGTAGGMKITTLTAVFAIMQSRLKGSKNITFLGKRIPYERLYVATSSFIFYTTLIFVGTFVLTFSEDFDFENILFEVASALGTVGVSTGITGDLSSIGKIIIIILMFIGRLGVLTFGLAIWSKGITKEDREILKEDIAV, via the coding sequence ATGAGAACATTCTACAATAAGCTGAGTTTACGATACACCGCACTTAAAAGGAGCTGGACGCCACAGCAAAATTTATTTTATGGTTTTCTCACGTATGTTTTAGTAGGAACTTTACTCCTGAGCTTGCCTTGGTTACAAAAGACGAGTGCTTCAATATTAGATCATCTTTTTATTGCAACCTCTGCAGTGAGTACTACGGGGCTGGTTACGATGTCTATTTTTGACTCATATAACATAGGAGGACAATTTGTTATAATGGCACTTTTCCAGCTGGGAGGTATAGGTTACTTGACCTTTACTACATTTATGCTGCTATCTACTACCCATAAAATAACACCCTGGCATAAAAGTATTCTCAATACAGAGTTTACATTACCCGTTACTATACGTATCAAAGACTTTTTAAAATCTGTAGTACTGTATACGGTAATAATGGAAGTTCTAGGCGCCATATTATTCTTTATTGCTTTTAAGTCAGATGGTATGGGAACGGGAGAGGCAATCTGGTCATCTATTTTTCATAGTATAAGTGCTTTTTGTACCGCTGGTTTTAGTCTTTTTAATAGTGGATTTACACCTTACGTAGATAATGGACTCATAAACTTTACCATATCAATGCTCGCTATTTGCGGTTCGCTAGGTTTTATAGTGATTACAGACGTGGGCTTATGGATAAAAAACAGAACACACTCGCTTAGCTTTACAACAAAGATTGTCACAATAGGTTCGCTTATACTTCTAGCTTTTGGATACCTGTTTTTTTACTTCTTAGAGCCGTCCATCTCAAGTTTGAGTGGGTCAGCTCGAGTGAGTGCTGCATTTTTTCAATCTATGACCGCGATGACTACAGTAGGTTTTAATACTGTTGACTTTGGTACTTTTATATTACCTATGCTACTAGTAACTATATTTTTGATGTACATAGGCGCCTCTCCTTCTGGTACGGCTGGAGGTATGAAAATTACCACACTTACTGCCGTATTTGCCATAATGCAAAGCCGACTCAAAGGATCTAAAAACATCACCTTCTTAGGAAAACGCATTCCTTATGAGCGACTATACGTAGCAACATCATCTTTTATATTTTATACAACACTTATTTTTGTAGGGACGTTTGTACTAACCTTCTCAGAAGATTTTGATTTTGAAAATATTTTATTTGAAGTTGCCTCTGCACTTGGTACTGTGGGTGTGAGTACTGGGATTACTGGAGATTTAAGCAGTATAGGTAAGATTATTATCATAATCCTTATGTTTATAGGTCGACTAGGTGTACTTACCTTTGGCCTCGCCATTTGGTCAAAAGGAATCACAAAGGAAGACAGAGAAATTCTCAAAGAAGATATAGCAGTATAA
- a CDS encoding DUF6973 domain-containing protein yields MDFKQLWSLFWLSARHPRFVIPTIKGTRKTVAICNDLYGEKQHLNGPENAFRHALWNMLIVHLSVQRGLPLQRSLAWTKRFTDWHEDFSPNAPLERAMDLHNNRVGRDLITSLCGQDEEQLVTQLLEMVPLSRKRTSLKEIKRCDTILVHLE; encoded by the coding sequence ATGGATTTTAAACAGCTGTGGAGCCTTTTTTGGCTCAGTGCACGCCATCCAAGATTTGTGATTCCTACCATTAAGGGGACTCGCAAAACGGTTGCTATTTGCAATGACTTGTATGGCGAGAAGCAGCATCTCAACGGCCCAGAAAATGCTTTTAGACACGCCTTGTGGAATATGCTTATCGTGCACCTTAGTGTGCAACGAGGCTTGCCGCTGCAGCGATCACTAGCGTGGACAAAACGTTTTACAGACTGGCACGAGGATTTTTCTCCTAACGCACCTTTAGAACGTGCGATGGACTTACATAACAACCGTGTGGGACGTGATCTTATCACAAGCCTTTGCGGGCAAGACGAAGAACAACTGGTGACACAACTGCTGGAGATGGTTCCGCTTTCACGAAAGCGTACTAGCCTAAAAGAAATCAAGCGTTGTGATACGATACTGGTTCACTTAGAGTGA